Part of the Atribacterota bacterium genome, AAATCTTTATTTCTCCCCTGATGCTGTAGAAAGTGGTCTTGCAGCTCTTAATAAGGGTTTCTTGGTGATCACTGACACCCGGATGGCCAAAGCAGGCATTAACCGGGGACTTTTGGAAGCCATGGGTGGAGAAGTCCGATGTATCCTTGAAGAAGAAGGGGTAGAACAGTTAGCCCAGAAAAAGGGAATTACTCGAGCCATGGCTGCCATGCGGTATGTGGCTTTGCGGGTTAAAGAGGCGGTTGTCCTTATTGGGAATGCACCGACCGCTCTTTTTACCTTGGTGGAGCTTTTTCAGGAAGGGGTGTTCTCTTCGCCCCTGGTTATTGGGGTACCAGTGGGTTTAGTGGGTGCGGAAGAAGCCAAAAAGGCTCTTCGGGATACCTCCCTTCCCTCCATCACCACCATGGGTCCGAAAGGGGGAACACCGGTTGCG contains:
- a CDS encoding precorrin-8X methylmutase, with translation MKDYLRDPETIQEESFRIIRARIAEKKFSPVERVIVERVIHATADFSYAENLYFSPDAVESGLAALNKGFLVITDTRMAKAGINRGLLEAMGGEVRCILEEEGVEQLAQKKGITRAMAAMRYVALRVKEAVVLIGNAPTALFTLVELFQEGVFSSPLVIGVPVGLVGAEEAKKALRDTSLPSITTMGPKGGTPVAVAIFHALCHLVLEGKHGRG